In the genome of Paenibacillus sp. FSL R5-0766, one region contains:
- a CDS encoding alpha/beta hydrolase: protein MQTAATSSILINGYRIAYEQYGEGSPIWLLHGTPSYSYEWRKVIPALVQKGYKVYVHDLLGYGASERPLEADTSVAAQYTLFSQLLDELGMDRLHVAAHDLGGIVGVQLALEQPERVQSLTLLNMPSYDSWPSPTWKKIIEEQLEQVEQMPRADFDTMLKKQLPMAVYNKELMTGDTLDAYLEPHAGSLGKASFFSHQVAHYNAKYTESYGTDLPKLKVPVQILWGEEDEWQPLAYAKRLVQDIPHACLHVIPKAGHFVMEDEPGQCSDYIDRFCNEHP from the coding sequence ATGCAAACAGCAGCAACGTCATCCATCTTGATTAATGGATATCGAATCGCTTATGAACAATACGGAGAAGGCTCTCCCATATGGCTCCTTCACGGAACACCCTCTTATAGTTATGAATGGAGAAAAGTAATACCCGCTCTGGTTCAAAAAGGGTACAAAGTCTACGTTCATGACCTTCTGGGATATGGAGCATCCGAAAGACCACTCGAGGCAGATACTTCTGTGGCAGCACAATATACGCTGTTTAGTCAGCTTTTAGACGAACTCGGAATGGATCGTTTACATGTCGCAGCCCACGATCTAGGTGGAATTGTTGGAGTCCAACTAGCCTTGGAACAGCCTGAGCGTGTACAATCGCTTACGTTACTCAACATGCCCAGCTATGATTCGTGGCCCTCACCAACCTGGAAGAAAATTATTGAAGAACAGCTTGAACAGGTTGAACAAATGCCCCGTGCTGATTTTGATACCATGCTAAAGAAACAATTACCCATGGCAGTGTATAATAAAGAGCTTATGACTGGCGATACACTGGATGCATATCTCGAACCCCATGCAGGTTCATTGGGCAAAGCCTCTTTTTTCTCCCATCAGGTAGCTCACTATAATGCAAAATATACTGAATCCTATGGAACAGATTTACCCAAGCTGAAGGTCCCTGTTCAAATTCTATGGGGTGAAGAAGATGAATGGCAGCCTCTCGCTTATGCAAAGAGGCTTGTCCAGGATATTCCCCATGCCTGCCTACATGTCATTCCCAAAGCTGGTCATTTCGTAATGGAAGATGAGCCGGGCCAATGTTCTGATTATATCGACCGTTTCTGCAATGAGCATCCATGA
- a CDS encoding LysR family transcriptional regulator has translation MMEIRHLVTFITIVEHEGFTKAAEHLGYAQSTITLHIKALEEEINYPLFDRIGKRVILTETGKKLLPHAQKMLELYHMIKEVTAAQGELTGNIVISIGETLLIYRFPPIIEEFKKLHPHVNIEWHQLDSVHYKENLMQGKSDISFMLGTEVHDPNLYSEKLAEEPMMLLYPNSFELQRDIVRSNLLFTERGCGYRTLFEQCIEEYQIGITSNIEFWSIEAVKQSILSGMGISLLPRITVEKELKEEKLSGQQYKQNLATQLLYPKNKWISPQVEAFIEIVRKHASLW, from the coding sequence ATGATGGAAATACGTCATCTGGTCACATTTATTACAATTGTGGAACACGAGGGATTTACCAAAGCTGCTGAACATCTTGGATACGCGCAATCTACAATTACATTGCATATTAAGGCATTGGAAGAGGAGATTAACTACCCTTTATTTGATCGGATTGGTAAGCGGGTTATTTTAACGGAGACCGGAAAAAAATTGTTGCCACATGCACAGAAAATGCTTGAGCTGTATCATATGATTAAGGAAGTGACCGCTGCACAAGGTGAATTAACGGGTAATATCGTGATCAGTATTGGAGAAACGTTGTTGATCTATCGTTTTCCGCCTATTATTGAAGAGTTTAAAAAATTGCATCCTCATGTCAATATCGAGTGGCACCAATTAGATTCCGTACATTATAAAGAGAATTTGATGCAAGGTAAAAGTGATATTTCCTTCATGCTGGGGACAGAGGTACATGACCCCAATCTGTACAGTGAGAAATTGGCTGAGGAGCCCATGATGCTGCTGTACCCCAATTCATTTGAGCTACAACGGGACATTGTACGAAGCAATTTACTTTTTACCGAAAGAGGTTGCGGTTATCGCACATTGTTTGAACAATGCATTGAAGAGTATCAGATTGGGATTACTTCCAATATTGAATTCTGGAGTATTGAAGCTGTGAAACAGTCGATATTGAGCGGTATGGGCATATCTTTGTTACCTCGAATTACGGTAGAGAAGGAGCTGAAGGAAGAAAAACTTTCAGGTCAGCAGTACAAACAAAATCTAGCTACGCAATTGCTGTATCCCAAAAACAAGTGGATCTCTCCCCAAGTAGAAGCTTTTATTGAGATCGTTAGAAAGCATGCCTCCCTATGGTAG
- a CDS encoding VOC family protein: MNFASVRIITDDVDRLVEFYEKITGVSAERPAPVFAELVMPLCTLAIGHSQTVQLFGAGSAVAANDRTVIIEFHVHDVDAEYERLKPFVDEWVKEPTTMPWGNRALLFRDPDGNLVNLFTPVTEEAIQRFSLRR, encoded by the coding sequence GTGAATTTTGCTTCTGTGCGCATCATTACTGATGACGTGGATCGTCTTGTCGAGTTCTATGAGAAAATTACGGGTGTTTCAGCAGAACGCCCTGCACCTGTCTTTGCCGAACTTGTTATGCCATTGTGCACTCTAGCGATCGGCCACTCCCAGACGGTGCAACTATTTGGCGCTGGTTCCGCTGTGGCGGCCAACGATCGTACAGTCATTATTGAGTTCCATGTCCACGATGTCGATGCGGAATACGAGCGCTTGAAGCCGTTTGTCGATGAGTGGGTAAAGGAACCTACCACAATGCCTTGGGGGAATCGTGCTTTACTGTTTCGCGATCCTGACGGTAATCTGGTTAATCTCTTCACACCAGTGACCGAGGAAGCAATCCAACGGTTCAGTCTTAGGCGTTAA
- a CDS encoding sensor histidine kinase, with protein MKKIIAFMDWSIFSLRFYHYLLLAILILTVPGDSAHVQLEIIWLLAAFLVPILFWFPQLRLNNLWFCITEVILGGSYYVNMTIHSEFISSPDYLLPSLTMGYLLTRKTVWIIPTVFLLPFVFLFNQGYTLNQSMSIGFDNLLFCFIGIWVSFIANAYRQKNALAVEVAHQNRLLSHYAAQVEKLTLMEERSRMSKELHDTLGHSFISLIMSLDAAIALLDHKPAEVKDRLIRLRALAERNLDEMRDVVHEMGEDENSLFKQIRVLADSFAEHTGTNVTLNLPVTEHAMLLKARQAILRMIQESFTNALKHGKASKLKLELSFVEEALHIVIRNNGKPIDKLEYGFGLTTMKQRIQEIGGKLTLSSSSGATSFTEVRCEIPLNGVMLHAED; from the coding sequence ATGAAAAAAATCATTGCTTTCATGGACTGGAGTATATTCTCGCTTCGTTTTTATCATTACTTGTTGCTTGCCATTCTTATTCTAACTGTACCCGGAGACTCGGCTCACGTTCAATTGGAGATCATCTGGCTTTTGGCCGCCTTCCTTGTTCCGATCTTATTTTGGTTCCCACAACTGCGGTTGAACAATCTGTGGTTTTGTATTACCGAGGTCATTCTTGGCGGATCATATTATGTGAACATGACTATCCATTCTGAATTCATCTCCTCGCCTGATTACTTGCTTCCCAGCCTAACCATGGGCTACTTATTGACCAGAAAGACAGTTTGGATTATCCCCACTGTTTTTTTGCTACCATTTGTCTTCCTGTTCAATCAAGGATATACCTTGAACCAGAGCATGAGTATTGGGTTCGACAACTTGTTATTTTGCTTTATTGGTATCTGGGTAAGCTTCATAGCTAATGCTTACCGTCAGAAAAATGCCTTGGCGGTTGAAGTTGCACATCAGAACAGGTTGTTGAGCCATTATGCCGCTCAGGTCGAGAAATTAACGTTAATGGAAGAACGCAGTCGTATGTCCAAGGAACTGCACGATACACTTGGGCATTCCTTTATTTCTCTGATCATGAGTCTGGATGCCGCCATTGCTCTATTGGATCATAAGCCTGCTGAGGTGAAAGATAGACTCATTCGCTTGAGAGCGTTAGCTGAGAGAAATCTCGACGAAATGAGAGATGTTGTTCACGAAATGGGAGAAGACGAAAATAGCCTCTTTAAGCAGATTAGGGTACTTGCAGATAGCTTTGCCGAGCACACTGGAACGAATGTTACATTGAATCTGCCTGTGACAGAACATGCAATGCTTCTTAAAGCACGACAAGCTATTCTTCGCATGATTCAGGAATCGTTTACGAATGCGCTAAAACACGGAAAAGCGTCTAAGTTGAAGTTGGAGCTTTCCTTTGTTGAAGAAGCCTTACATATCGTTATTCGAAATAATGGTAAGCCAATAGACAAATTGGAATACGGCTTTGGCTTAACCACGATGAAGCAACGGATTCAGGAAATTGGAGGTAAGCTTACCCTCTCTTCCTCATCTGGAGCCACATCGTTCACCGAGGTGAGATGCGAAATTCCGTTAAATGGAGTGATGTTACATGCAGAAGATTAG
- a CDS encoding response regulator transcription factor, which yields MQKIRILIVDDQELILESLHIVLSLEEDFEIVGLAKNGEEAIEGSKQFQPDIVLMDINMPVMDGVAATSRIKQQLPAIKIIMLTSYKEVDYVLTALSHGAEGYLLKAIRPKELAAGIRVVHTGGTLISQEMAAKMIKNILPSAAPKSNEYGLSAREIEVLHKLASGLRNQDIAEALFLSEGTVKNYISSIYSKMDVKGRREATRKARDSGMMEE from the coding sequence ATGCAGAAGATTAGAATATTAATTGTCGACGATCAAGAGCTTATTCTGGAGAGTCTGCATATTGTCCTGTCTCTTGAAGAAGATTTTGAAATTGTCGGATTAGCCAAAAATGGGGAAGAAGCCATTGAAGGCAGTAAACAATTTCAGCCAGATATCGTGCTAATGGATATTAATATGCCCGTCATGGATGGTGTTGCTGCAACGTCACGAATTAAGCAACAGCTTCCGGCGATTAAGATCATAATGCTGACCTCATATAAGGAAGTGGATTATGTTTTGACGGCATTAAGCCATGGAGCAGAGGGGTATCTACTCAAAGCGATCCGTCCCAAGGAGTTGGCTGCAGGAATACGTGTGGTTCATACAGGAGGTACATTGATTTCTCAGGAAATGGCGGCCAAAATGATAAAAAATATACTTCCGTCTGCTGCTCCAAAAAGCAATGAGTATGGATTGAGCGCACGTGAAATTGAAGTGCTTCACAAGTTGGCATCTGGCTTGCGCAATCAAGATATTGCTGAGGCTTTGTTTCTTAGTGAAGGGACCGTTAAAAACTATATTTCCTCCATCTATTCCAAAATGGATGTGAAAGGAAGGAGGGAGGCAACTCGCAAAGCCAGAGATTCTGGAATGATGGAAGAATAA
- a CDS encoding alpha/beta hydrolase, with translation MKKMKKLFFGIGIAVLILSMVVLYFPTWTPKIKGENSINVLEQVEINGTGHEIMIRGQNAENPVILYVHGGPSASEIPHAKQYQDVLESRFTIVNYDQRASGKSYHFFEDYSNLSTDLLVDDILTITDYISERLGKEKVILIGHSFGTYIGSLAAHKAPEKYEAYIGIGQVGDTKQSEIDGWNYVMKQAQLAGNDDDIARLNQVSEAINQGQTFTPRDIVTRYNGAARLMDNPDDSFLGMTFSSEYNMLDVIRYYKGMTYSQGILIGEVMSRPLPSLIKKLDLPFYFVMGDYDFMTSSHAAKQFFDGIKANKKEFISYEESAHYPHYEEKERFFNWMTDTFTQ, from the coding sequence ATGAAAAAAATGAAGAAATTATTTTTTGGGATCGGTATTGCTGTTTTAATACTTTCAATGGTGGTTCTTTACTTTCCAACATGGACTCCGAAAATAAAAGGGGAAAATAGTATTAATGTACTGGAACAAGTGGAGATCAATGGAACAGGTCATGAAATCATGATCCGCGGTCAAAATGCAGAGAATCCGGTCATTCTGTATGTACACGGTGGGCCAAGCGCATCTGAAATTCCGCACGCGAAGCAATATCAGGATGTATTGGAATCCAGATTTACCATTGTGAACTATGATCAAAGAGCGAGCGGCAAGTCTTATCATTTTTTTGAGGATTACTCCAATTTATCAACGGACTTGTTGGTTGATGATATACTGACCATCACGGATTATATATCTGAACGGCTTGGCAAGGAAAAGGTGATCCTGATCGGCCATTCCTTCGGTACTTACATTGGTTCTTTGGCTGCCCATAAAGCACCGGAGAAATATGAAGCCTACATCGGAATTGGTCAGGTAGGAGATACCAAGCAGAGTGAGATAGACGGTTGGAATTATGTAATGAAACAAGCTCAGCTTGCAGGTAATGATGATGACATAGCAAGACTGAATCAGGTTTCTGAAGCCATCAATCAAGGGCAGACATTTACACCGAGAGACATTGTTACACGATACAATGGTGCTGCGAGATTGATGGATAACCCTGATGACAGTTTCCTTGGAATGACGTTCAGCAGTGAATACAACATGCTCGATGTCATACGTTATTATAAAGGAATGACTTATTCACAAGGAATTCTGATTGGTGAAGTGATGAGTCGTCCATTGCCTTCCTTAATTAAGAAGCTGGATCTGCCATTTTATTTTGTTATGGGAGATTATGACTTTATGACTTCGTCCCATGCTGCCAAGCAGTTTTTTGACGGAATTAAAGCTAACAAGAAAGAATTTATTTCTTATGAAGAATCGGCTCACTACCCACACTATGAAGAAAAGGAAAGATTCTTCAATTGGATGACAGATACGTTCACTCAATAA
- a CDS encoding ATP-binding cassette domain-containing protein, giving the protein MIKVENLSFSFPQKELYKNISFTFEEAQHCAFIGTSGSGKSTLIDILMDPERYLFEGKLEIDPDCRIGYVSQFLQVDKTKEMTVFEYIAEEFIKIQDEITGIYAEMATTSDMDSLMEKLQLALDAFEAMDGDNFEKNINKQLNLANLMKLKDLSISAISGGEFKLIQVMKEMLNRPDYMIMDEPDVFLDFENLNALKKLINSHKGMLLVVTHNRYLLNHCFNKIIHLENTELQEFDGRYIDYNFSLLQSKIELQEIAVAEAEEIERYDHIIDNLREIATYNSEASRGRALKARVKFQERLEARRIKEPFVDIKQPNIRFGIDKEMEDTVVVNVNNYSVSFDDLLLENVNFEIKSTDKVALIGPNGTGKTTLLREIFKNNQDSIEINPDVKVAYLSQVQGEMLKDSNTILNEFIDSGFQTYDEIRSYLPNYGFEGEILDQKIESLSGGEKNMLQLAKVSASQANVLLLDEPTSHLDIYTQIALEKAIEDYKGAIIMISHDFYSVVNGMDYVLIIEDKTISKMSIEEFRQMIYASHFDEHYLENEQKKKSVEMKIELALKDTNFELAKSLVDELEKLIKLL; this is encoded by the coding sequence ATGATAAAAGTTGAAAACTTATCCTTCTCATTTCCACAAAAGGAACTATATAAAAACATTTCATTTACGTTTGAAGAGGCACAACATTGTGCTTTTATTGGAACAAGCGGAAGTGGAAAAAGTACACTGATCGATATCCTGATGGATCCGGAGCGATATTTGTTCGAGGGCAAGTTAGAGATAGACCCTGATTGCAGAATCGGGTATGTGAGTCAGTTTTTGCAAGTAGACAAAACAAAAGAAATGACCGTTTTTGAATATATCGCAGAAGAATTCATCAAGATACAAGATGAAATTACAGGGATTTATGCGGAGATGGCCACCACATCGGATATGGATTCCCTGATGGAAAAGCTTCAATTGGCTTTGGATGCCTTCGAAGCGATGGATGGGGACAATTTCGAAAAAAACATCAATAAACAGTTAAACCTTGCCAACCTCATGAAGCTCAAAGATCTTAGTATATCCGCCATAAGCGGCGGGGAATTCAAACTTATTCAAGTGATGAAGGAAATGCTGAATCGTCCAGACTACATGATTATGGACGAACCCGATGTATTTCTAGACTTTGAAAACCTGAACGCGCTTAAAAAATTGATTAACTCCCACAAGGGAATGCTGCTGGTCGTTACACACAACCGGTATCTGTTGAATCATTGTTTCAACAAAATCATACACCTTGAAAACACGGAGCTCCAGGAGTTTGACGGGCGATATATCGATTATAACTTCTCACTGCTTCAGTCTAAGATCGAACTGCAAGAAATCGCGGTTGCTGAAGCTGAAGAAATTGAGAGATATGATCACATCATCGACAATCTTAGAGAGATCGCCACATATAATTCGGAAGCCTCAAGAGGCAGAGCGTTAAAAGCCAGAGTCAAGTTTCAAGAGAGATTGGAAGCACGTCGAATAAAAGAGCCCTTTGTCGATATCAAACAGCCGAATATCCGTTTTGGGATCGATAAGGAAATGGAAGACACCGTTGTAGTTAACGTCAATAACTATAGCGTTTCCTTTGACGATTTGCTTTTGGAAAATGTGAACTTTGAGATCAAATCAACAGATAAAGTAGCTCTGATCGGCCCTAACGGTACCGGGAAAACGACTTTACTCCGAGAAATCTTTAAAAACAATCAGGATTCCATTGAAATCAATCCTGATGTTAAAGTGGCTTATTTATCTCAGGTTCAAGGCGAAATGTTAAAGGATTCGAATACCATTCTAAATGAATTCATAGATTCCGGGTTTCAAACGTATGATGAAATTAGATCGTATCTTCCAAACTATGGCTTTGAAGGAGAAATCCTTGATCAAAAGATTGAATCGTTATCTGGCGGAGAAAAAAACATGCTTCAATTGGCTAAAGTTTCTGCCAGTCAAGCCAACGTATTGCTCCTGGATGAACCAACAAGCCATTTGGACATCTATACACAAATCGCATTGGAGAAAGCCATTGAGGACTACAAAGGTGCGATTATCATGATTTCTCATGATTTCTATTCGGTTGTAAATGGTATGGATTATGTTTTAATTATCGAGGACAAAACGATTAGTAAAATGAGTATAGAAGAATTCAGACAGATGATTTATGCGAGTCATTTTGATGAGCACTATCTAGAAAATGAACAAAAGAAAAAGTCTGTTGAAATGAAAATTGAATTGGCTTTAAAAGATACTAATTTTGAACTTGCAAAAAGTTTGGTTGATGAGCTAGAAAAGCTGATTAAGTTGCTTTAG